A region from the Sandaracinus amylolyticus genome encodes:
- a CDS encoding radical SAM protein translates to MSAVARNLATVEPLVRRLPFAISSLEASETEPAVDLRLDTPGGTVKVRVGSREGGTKALAYTRSFAISYLPSAGDPLSRAALDGVVSFARKLAALDPGGLALLVPTPTEPAPRRLPVVPRIASGSWSRATFDRGIDAVRAKGRRIDRAVLVVTQSCEMACTFCPSRDKQHEVHPDVDERTYFDDLVHQMRAARSLGARVLEVGGNDVLRFSRAAELFERAGALGFEEIIAQSPGQRLADEAFARTIASGPLTRVEIPLYGARAEVHDAVTGAPGSFDTLCRALDVALALGRPRVVLRTLALRSTLAHLGDLFEFADRRFGLRLTVRMLWPNRLGEREHLVDAVPFPELDDVMRRHADRFDPDLPLCVFPGAHAGTALRALESIAGIARVHLWDLGIVDGSEDARQKRDREHLHVAACDACAVRDTCVGVLRAHLDAFGDAGLRPFASRPA, encoded by the coding sequence ATGTCCGCGGTCGCGCGCAACCTCGCGACGGTCGAGCCGCTCGTGCGCCGGCTCCCGTTCGCGATCTCGTCGCTCGAGGCGAGCGAGACGGAGCCCGCGGTCGATCTCCGTCTCGACACCCCGGGCGGCACCGTGAAGGTGCGCGTCGGCTCGCGCGAGGGCGGCACGAAGGCGCTCGCGTACACGCGCAGCTTCGCGATCTCCTATCTGCCGAGCGCCGGCGATCCGCTCTCGCGCGCCGCGCTCGACGGCGTCGTCTCCTTCGCGCGCAAGCTCGCGGCGCTCGATCCCGGCGGCCTCGCGCTGCTCGTGCCGACGCCGACGGAGCCCGCGCCGCGCCGGCTTCCCGTGGTCCCTCGCATCGCGAGCGGCTCGTGGTCGCGCGCCACGTTCGATCGCGGCATCGACGCGGTGCGCGCGAAGGGACGTCGCATCGACCGCGCGGTGCTCGTGGTCACGCAGTCGTGCGAGATGGCGTGCACCTTCTGCCCCTCTCGCGACAAGCAGCACGAGGTGCATCCCGACGTCGACGAGCGCACGTACTTCGACGACCTCGTGCACCAGATGCGCGCGGCGCGCTCGCTCGGCGCGCGCGTGCTCGAGGTCGGCGGCAACGACGTGCTCCGCTTCTCGCGCGCGGCGGAGCTCTTCGAGCGCGCCGGGGCGCTCGGCTTCGAGGAGATCATCGCCCAGTCCCCCGGGCAGCGCCTCGCCGACGAAGCGTTCGCGCGCACGATCGCGTCGGGCCCGCTCACGCGCGTCGAGATCCCGCTCTACGGTGCGCGCGCCGAGGTGCACGACGCAGTGACCGGCGCGCCCGGCAGCTTCGACACGCTGTGCCGCGCGCTCGACGTCGCGCTCGCGCTCGGCCGTCCCCGCGTCGTCCTGCGCACGCTCGCGCTCCGCAGCACACTCGCGCACCTCGGCGACCTCTTCGAGTTCGCGGATCGACGCTTCGGCCTGCGCCTCACGGTGCGCATGCTCTGGCCCAACCGCCTCGGCGAGCGCGAGCACCTCGTCGACGCCGTCCCGTTCCCCGAGCTCGACGACGTGATGCGCCGTCACGCCGATCGCTTCGATCCCGATCTCCCGCTCTGCGTCTTTCCCGGCGCGCACGCCGGCACCGCGCTGCGCGCGCTCGAGTCGATCGCGGGGATCGCGCGCGTGCACCTCTGGGATCTCGGCATCGTCGACGGCTCGGAGGACGCGCGCCAGAAGCGCGATCGCGAGCACCTGCACGTCGCTGCGTGCGACGCATGCGCCGTGCGCGACACGTGCGTCGGCGTCCTGCGCGCGCACCTCGACGCGTTCGGCGACGCGGGGCTGCGACCGTTCGCGTCGCGCCCCGCGTGA
- a CDS encoding glycosyltransferase family 4 protein: MRITFVVAAADLSGGCRVIAIHARRLRERGHEVRVVAPAPRRPTMREYARAIVKRHPWPRRPSTQSHFDVQGVPLTRLREHRPITEHDLPDADVIVATWWETAKWIRDLPRRKGAKAYFVQGWERFIEGQPGDDVDATLSLPYHKIVISRFLGDVVRRVSGDEDVTLARNAIDGSQFDAPPRGRQSRPTLGFVYSPSHWKGFDVTREAIARVRREVPELAVIGFGAEHELPSQPLPPESTFELRPPQSRIPELYASADVWMSSSRIEGFGLPALEAMACRTPLVATRYGGTPDLVTPGESGYLVDVDDAETLAMRALDVLSMREREWSRMSEAAHRAAHSHTWADASCAFESGLRRAIEKA, translated from the coding sequence ATGCGCATCACGTTCGTCGTCGCGGCGGCCGATCTGTCGGGCGGCTGCCGAGTCATCGCGATCCACGCGCGCCGGCTGCGCGAGCGCGGCCACGAGGTCCGCGTCGTCGCTCCGGCGCCGCGCCGCCCGACGATGCGCGAGTACGCGCGCGCGATCGTGAAGCGCCATCCATGGCCGCGCCGTCCGAGCACGCAGTCGCACTTCGACGTGCAGGGCGTGCCGCTGACGCGGCTCCGCGAGCACCGTCCGATCACCGAGCACGATCTCCCCGACGCCGACGTCATCGTCGCGACGTGGTGGGAGACCGCGAAGTGGATCCGCGATCTCCCGCGGCGCAAAGGCGCGAAGGCCTATTTCGTCCAGGGGTGGGAGCGCTTCATCGAAGGTCAGCCGGGCGACGACGTCGATGCCACGCTCTCGCTGCCGTACCACAAGATCGTCATCTCGCGCTTCCTCGGGGACGTGGTGCGGCGCGTCTCGGGCGACGAGGACGTCACGCTCGCGCGCAACGCGATCGACGGATCGCAATTCGACGCGCCGCCGCGCGGCAGGCAGTCGCGCCCCACGCTCGGGTTCGTCTACTCGCCCTCGCACTGGAAGGGCTTCGACGTCACGCGCGAGGCGATCGCGCGCGTGCGTCGTGAGGTGCCGGAGCTCGCCGTGATCGGGTTCGGCGCAGAGCACGAGCTGCCGAGCCAGCCGCTGCCGCCCGAGTCGACGTTCGAGCTGCGCCCGCCGCAGTCGCGCATCCCCGAGCTCTACGCGAGCGCCGACGTGTGGATGTCGTCGAGCCGCATCGAGGGCTTCGGCCTTCCCGCGCTCGAGGCGATGGCGTGTCGCACGCCGCTCGTCGCCACGCGCTACGGAGGGACGCCCGATCTCGTGACGCCCGGCGAGAGTGGCTATCTCGTCGACGTCGACGACGCCGAGACGCTCGCGATGCGCGCGCTCGACGTGCTCTCGATGCGAGAGCGCGAGTGGTCTCGCATGAGCGAGGCGGCACACCGCGCTGCGCACTCTCATACGTGGGCCGATGCGTCGTGCGCGTTCGAGTCCGGGCTGCGCCGCGCGATCGAGAAGGCGTGA
- a CDS encoding synaptic vesicle VAT-1 family membrane protein, giving the protein MRAVWIRKHGGPEVLEVRETPDPEPQAGEVRVRAKAVGLNFAEVTARQGLYPDAPKPPCVVGYEGAGVVDALGPGVTSLRVGQRVVFMKRFGAHADVVCVPEIQAVPMPESMSFEEGAAIPVNYLTAYHMLFRISRVRSGDSVLVHMVAGGVGTAAMQLCRTVDGLTTFGTCSASKHDYARSHGCQHPIDYRTKDYVEEVRRIQGGRGVDYVFDPLGGPDWKKGYSLLNESGMMVCFGMANVQVPGKRRLLHALGQVLQIPKFDPMKMMGDNKGVAGLNVGHLWHRLDMLRPEMDELVRLYERGIVKPHLDSVHPFEKAADAFARIEHGKNVGKVIMVP; this is encoded by the coding sequence ATGCGAGCGGTGTGGATCCGGAAGCACGGGGGCCCGGAGGTCCTCGAGGTGCGCGAGACGCCCGACCCCGAGCCGCAGGCCGGCGAGGTGCGCGTCCGCGCGAAAGCGGTGGGGCTCAACTTCGCGGAGGTCACGGCGCGACAGGGGCTCTATCCAGACGCGCCGAAGCCACCCTGCGTGGTCGGCTACGAAGGGGCGGGCGTCGTCGACGCGCTCGGGCCGGGCGTGACGTCGCTGCGCGTGGGTCAACGCGTGGTCTTCATGAAGCGCTTCGGCGCGCACGCCGACGTCGTGTGCGTGCCCGAGATCCAGGCCGTGCCGATGCCGGAGTCGATGAGCTTCGAAGAGGGCGCGGCGATCCCGGTCAACTACCTGACCGCCTATCACATGCTCTTCCGCATCTCGCGGGTGCGCAGCGGGGACTCGGTGCTCGTGCACATGGTCGCCGGCGGAGTCGGCACTGCGGCGATGCAGCTCTGTCGCACCGTCGACGGACTGACCACCTTCGGCACGTGCTCGGCGAGCAAGCACGACTACGCGCGGAGCCACGGGTGCCAGCATCCGATCGACTACCGCACCAAGGACTACGTCGAGGAAGTGCGACGGATCCAGGGCGGGCGCGGCGTCGACTACGTGTTCGATCCGCTCGGCGGGCCCGACTGGAAGAAGGGCTATTCGCTGCTGAACGAGTCGGGGATGATGGTGTGCTTCGGGATGGCCAACGTGCAGGTCCCGGGCAAGCGTCGATTGCTGCACGCGCTCGGGCAGGTGCTGCAGATCCCGAAGTTCGATCCGATGAAGATGATGGGCGACAACAAGGGCGTCGCCGGGCTCAACGTCGGGCACCTCTGGCATCGCCTCGACATGCTCCGCCCCGAGATGGACGAGCTGGTGCGGCTCTACGAGCGCGGCATCGTGAAGCCGCACCTCGACTCGGTGCATCCGTTCGAGAAGGCCGCCGACGCCTTCGCGCGCATCGAGCACGGCAAGAACGTCGGCAAGGTGATCATGGTCCCGTGA
- the asnB gene encoding asparagine synthase (glutamine-hydrolyzing), with protein MCGIAGAVGVVDERVREALVRMHGAQVHRGPDADGEWARVERDRGVAFAHRRLSILDVSPLGKQPMEHADGHVICFNGEIYNYRELRGELEQRGARFRSTSDTEIVLEAYAQWGEHAIERLRGMFAIAIYDARRNEVLLARDRVGIKPLYWASVERARAGRTLIFASELRAVLASGLVPRKLDPSGLSTFLWNGVVASPRTIVKDVSLLPEGTLAWVGADGTLGAQRRYWSLPPSRPREEGASVRAVSHALREAISQHLVSDVPLGVFLSGGIDSSAIAALAREVSSAPVRTFNVGFEEAEYDESTHARAVATVLGTDHVDVRLTQRDFEEGLEDALRAIDQPTFDGINTWLVSRAVRRAGITVALAGTGGDELFGGYASFRDIPLAREAASVGAVFPDRARSMLAQLVTRVATGEPGEVRPQTRWGKLEDLLATGGEMLEAYQVSYALYTRSFLAELTRHRSDDNEWGLPPERAAYLRELVGGQPDLHAISMLELSGFLGERLLRDTDAASMAVSLEVRVPLLDHVLIERLAEVPIARRFLPAQRKQLLRDLALSRLPPSLFERPKRGFELPLAAWTRQRLAGEIEHTLTDVVLCHRVGLDGEAVARAWRAYRDGAPGIYWSRIWALYVLLRWCRTHELDL; from the coding sequence ATGTGCGGCATCGCAGGAGCGGTGGGCGTCGTCGACGAGCGAGTGCGCGAAGCGCTCGTGCGCATGCACGGGGCGCAAGTGCATCGCGGTCCCGACGCCGACGGAGAGTGGGCGCGCGTCGAGCGCGATCGCGGCGTCGCGTTCGCGCATCGCCGCCTCTCGATCCTCGACGTGTCGCCGCTCGGCAAACAACCGATGGAGCACGCGGACGGTCACGTCATCTGCTTCAACGGCGAGATCTACAACTACCGCGAGCTGCGCGGAGAGCTCGAGCAGAGAGGCGCGCGCTTCCGCTCGACGAGCGACACGGAGATCGTGCTCGAGGCCTACGCGCAGTGGGGCGAGCACGCGATCGAGCGCCTGCGCGGGATGTTCGCGATCGCGATCTACGACGCGCGCCGGAACGAGGTGCTGCTCGCCCGTGATCGCGTGGGGATCAAGCCGCTCTACTGGGCGAGCGTCGAGCGCGCGCGCGCGGGTCGCACGCTGATCTTCGCGAGCGAGCTGCGCGCGGTCCTCGCGAGCGGCCTCGTGCCGCGGAAGCTCGATCCCAGCGGGCTCTCGACGTTCCTCTGGAACGGCGTGGTCGCATCGCCGCGCACGATCGTGAAGGACGTCTCGCTCCTGCCCGAAGGCACGCTCGCGTGGGTGGGCGCCGACGGAACGCTCGGCGCGCAGCGTCGCTACTGGTCGCTGCCGCCGTCGCGACCGCGCGAGGAGGGCGCATCGGTGCGCGCGGTGTCGCACGCGCTGCGCGAAGCGATCTCGCAGCACCTCGTCAGCGACGTGCCGCTCGGCGTCTTCCTCTCGGGCGGCATCGACTCGAGCGCGATCGCCGCGCTCGCGCGCGAGGTCAGCTCCGCGCCGGTGCGCACGTTCAACGTCGGCTTCGAGGAAGCGGAGTACGACGAGTCGACGCACGCGCGCGCGGTCGCGACGGTGCTCGGCACCGATCACGTCGACGTGCGCCTCACGCAGCGGGACTTCGAGGAAGGCCTCGAGGACGCGCTGCGCGCGATCGATCAGCCGACGTTCGACGGGATCAACACGTGGCTCGTGAGCCGCGCGGTGCGCCGCGCCGGGATCACGGTCGCGCTCGCCGGCACCGGCGGCGACGAGCTCTTCGGCGGGTACGCGAGCTTCCGCGACATCCCGCTGGCGCGCGAGGCCGCGTCGGTCGGCGCGGTGTTCCCCGATCGCGCGCGCTCGATGCTCGCGCAGCTCGTGACGCGCGTGGCGACCGGCGAGCCCGGCGAGGTGAGGCCGCAGACACGCTGGGGCAAGCTCGAGGATCTGCTCGCGACGGGCGGGGAGATGCTCGAGGCCTATCAGGTCTCGTACGCGCTCTACACGCGCTCGTTCCTCGCGGAGCTCACGCGACATCGCAGCGACGACAACGAGTGGGGCCTTCCGCCGGAGCGCGCCGCGTACCTGCGCGAGCTCGTCGGAGGTCAGCCCGACCTGCACGCGATCTCGATGCTCGAGCTCTCGGGGTTCCTCGGCGAGCGCCTGCTGCGCGACACCGATGCGGCGAGCATGGCGGTCTCGCTCGAGGTGCGCGTGCCGCTGCTCGATCACGTCCTGATCGAGCGCCTCGCCGAAGTGCCGATCGCGCGCCGCTTCCTGCCGGCGCAGCGCAAGCAGCTCCTGCGAGATCTCGCGCTCTCGAGGCTGCCTCCGTCGCTCTTCGAGCGACCGAAGCGCGGCTTCGAGCTGCCGCTCGCCGCGTGGACGCGACAGCGCCTCGCGGGCGAGATCGAGCACACGCTGACCGACGTCGTGCTCTGCCATCGAGTGGGGCTCGACGGTGAAGCCGTCGCGCGCGCATGGCGCGCGTATCGCGACGGCGCGCCCGGGATCTACTGGTCGCGGATCTGGGCTCTCTACGTCCTCTTGCGATGGTGTCGAACGCATGAGCTCGACCTCTGA
- a CDS encoding oligosaccharide flippase family protein, producing the protein MSVLGYGGGRLLALISNPLISYFIVPAVRGLMELVNPLVIGFELLSDLGLGPAIVQNKRGADADFTDVAWTIQVIRGLTLWVAVCIGAVPYAMAMGHEELVYVLPVAGLAAVATGFTSTKVYTASRELVLGRLTAIELGSQVAGFVVKVVWAWLSPTVWSLVMGGLAIQFAKMILSHVALPGRVNRLRWDPLVAKELVRFGRWVFLSTLLTFLTGYADRWIFGAMIPLAVLGLYGNAVVLASLPMEALSHVSRQVVFPLYARVVHAGDDLRPVFRRARLPIQILGGWALCGLIAGGPTAMRLLWEESWWGSGWMIQILAASSWFLVCEATNGAAMLARGEPQWVAAGSFAKLLAMIVLIPVGYAIAGFPGALVAFAGTELFRYAISLWGVSRVGLDAKGLDALLTLVVGVVGVVVWQVAERLREWGIPVGIEAAVVAILVTLCWAPVAWKPMSRMLRSRRGEAASTTLAPAE; encoded by the coding sequence TTGTCGGTGCTCGGGTACGGCGGCGGGCGCTTGCTCGCGCTGATCTCGAACCCGCTGATCTCCTACTTCATCGTGCCCGCGGTCCGCGGCTTGATGGAGCTGGTCAATCCACTCGTCATCGGCTTCGAGCTGCTGAGCGATCTCGGGCTCGGCCCGGCGATCGTGCAGAACAAGCGCGGCGCCGACGCCGACTTCACCGACGTCGCGTGGACGATCCAGGTGATCCGCGGGCTCACGCTCTGGGTCGCGGTCTGCATCGGCGCCGTGCCCTACGCGATGGCGATGGGGCACGAAGAGCTCGTGTACGTGCTCCCCGTGGCCGGCCTCGCCGCGGTCGCGACCGGCTTCACCTCGACGAAGGTCTACACCGCGAGCCGCGAGCTCGTGCTCGGTCGCCTCACCGCGATCGAGCTCGGCTCGCAGGTCGCGGGGTTCGTCGTGAAGGTCGTGTGGGCGTGGCTCAGCCCGACGGTGTGGTCGCTCGTGATGGGCGGCCTCGCGATCCAGTTCGCGAAGATGATCCTCAGCCACGTCGCGCTGCCCGGTCGTGTGAACCGCCTGCGCTGGGATCCGCTCGTCGCGAAGGAGCTCGTGCGCTTCGGGCGCTGGGTGTTCCTCAGCACGCTCCTCACGTTCCTCACGGGCTACGCGGATCGCTGGATCTTCGGCGCGATGATCCCGCTCGCGGTGCTCGGTCTCTACGGCAACGCGGTCGTGCTCGCGTCGCTCCCGATGGAAGCGCTCTCGCACGTCTCGCGTCAGGTCGTGTTCCCGCTCTACGCGCGCGTGGTCCACGCGGGCGACGATCTGCGTCCGGTGTTCCGCCGCGCGCGCCTGCCGATCCAGATCCTCGGCGGCTGGGCGCTCTGCGGGCTCATCGCGGGCGGTCCCACTGCGATGCGCCTCCTCTGGGAGGAGTCGTGGTGGGGCTCCGGATGGATGATCCAGATCCTCGCGGCGTCGTCGTGGTTCCTCGTGTGCGAAGCGACGAACGGCGCGGCGATGCTCGCGCGCGGAGAGCCGCAGTGGGTCGCCGCGGGCTCGTTCGCGAAGCTCCTCGCGATGATCGTGCTGATCCCCGTGGGCTACGCGATCGCGGGGTTCCCCGGCGCGCTCGTCGCGTTCGCGGGCACGGAGCTCTTCCGCTACGCGATCTCGCTCTGGGGCGTGTCGCGCGTCGGGCTCGACGCGAAGGGGCTCGACGCGCTGCTCACGCTCGTCGTCGGCGTCGTCGGCGTGGTCGTGTGGCAGGTCGCGGAGCGCCTGCGCGAGTGGGGCATCCCGGTGGGCATCGAGGCCGCGGTCGTGGCGATCCTCGTCACGCTCTGCTGGGCGCCGGTCGCGTGGAAGCCGATGTCGCGCATGTTGCGCTCGCGCCGCGGCGAGGCCGCGAGCACCACGCTCGCGCCTGCCGAGTGA
- a CDS encoding glycosyltransferase, with product MSSTSESMIETLRTTMERESSRVVRLPRPDVPPAGRRYLLITPCRNEAAHLRTTLDTTLAQTIPPARWVIVDDGSTDETPHILAEYAAKHDVIRVVTRGDRGKRAVGPGVIEAFYEGLRTENLDDYDYVCKYDADLEMPPRYFERAMERMESEPHLGNLSGKMMERQPDGSLKTFFMGDENAIGAIKFYRVPCFREIGGFVREVAWDGIDGHLCRMHGWIAASIDDPEMRFVHLRPMGSSQGDILVGRRRWGRGKYFMGSAWYYVLAASVFRMKDRPRVRGGVEILRGYLKSAWDRDQRYDNPRYLKYLRRFELFQLVVGKKYGVRIVNRRIRRRPPRLLDAANP from the coding sequence ATGAGCTCGACCTCTGAATCGATGATCGAGACGCTGCGCACGACGATGGAGCGCGAGAGCTCGCGCGTCGTGCGTCTGCCGAGGCCCGACGTGCCGCCCGCGGGACGTCGCTATCTCCTGATCACGCCGTGTCGCAACGAGGCCGCGCACCTGCGCACCACGCTCGACACGACGCTCGCGCAGACGATCCCGCCCGCGCGGTGGGTGATCGTCGACGACGGATCGACCGACGAGACGCCGCACATCCTCGCGGAGTACGCGGCGAAGCACGACGTCATCCGCGTCGTGACGCGCGGTGATCGCGGCAAACGCGCGGTCGGGCCCGGCGTGATCGAGGCGTTCTACGAGGGGCTGCGCACCGAGAACCTCGACGACTACGACTACGTCTGCAAGTACGACGCGGACCTCGAGATGCCGCCGCGCTACTTCGAGCGCGCGATGGAGCGGATGGAGTCCGAGCCGCACCTCGGCAACCTCAGCGGCAAGATGATGGAGCGTCAGCCCGACGGGTCGCTGAAGACGTTCTTCATGGGCGACGAGAACGCGATCGGCGCGATCAAGTTCTATCGCGTGCCGTGCTTCCGCGAGATCGGCGGGTTCGTGCGCGAGGTCGCGTGGGACGGCATCGACGGACACCTCTGCCGCATGCACGGATGGATCGCGGCGAGCATCGACGATCCCGAGATGCGCTTCGTGCACCTGCGCCCGATGGGCTCGAGCCAGGGCGACATCCTGGTCGGCCGCCGTCGCTGGGGGCGCGGCAAGTACTTCATGGGCTCGGCCTGGTACTACGTGCTCGCGGCGAGCGTGTTCCGCATGAAGGACCGGCCGCGCGTGCGCGGCGGCGTCGAGATCCTGCGCGGATATCTGAAGAGCGCGTGGGACCGTGATCAGCGCTACGACAACCCGCGTTATCTGAAGTACCTGCGCCGATTCGAGCTCTTCCAGCTCGTCGTCGGGAAGAAGTACGGAGTGCGCATCGTGAATCGGCGCATCCGTCGCAGGCCGCCGCGCCTGCTCGACGCAGCGAACCCTTAG
- a CDS encoding acetyl/propionyl/methylcrotonyl-CoA carboxylase subunit alpha yields the protein MRTIRKLLIANRGEIAIRVMRTCAKMGIATVAVFSDADERALFVREADEAFRLGPAPSRESYLRVDRILAAARATGADAIHPGFGFLAENAEFAQAVRDAGLIFVGPTPAAIRAMGLKREAKVTAQRAGVPVVPGYGGAEQSTDAIAREAKSIGYPLLLKASAGGGGKGMRVVRSDAALIDAIESARREAESSFGDGTLIVEKYVEQPRHVEIQVLGDEHGNLVHLFERECSIQRRHQKVVEEAPSPVLTPEVRARMGADAVKLCGAIGYSNAGTVEFVLDPKGHYYFLEVNTRLQVEHPVTEGVIEGLDLVEEQIRVARGERLRFTQDDLASRWRGASIEVRLCAEDPASGFLPQTGPVLEFHVPAELLAQDWLRIESSVESGDEVPVHYDSMIAKIITKGPTRADAIQRLRRALSALSVQGLVTNRAFLLRVIDHPDFHAGDFDTHFIETRMQGALADTIEPARARIAALAATFFAQHTRAASRTILPSLPITGFRLSRLHGERVAHDIEGVGTVHVEYVDRGGGAFDVKVTGDAGALDGRVRRSVDGPEIALELPDGHRVRARVIEHDERWYVHADGVSIVVREQPRFRDRDADAAADGCVAPMPGKILQVLVSEGQHVAAGDTIVVMEAMKMEHAVKAPHEGVITELRARVGDQVEGGVLIAVVSENGGSG from the coding sequence ATGCGCACCATCCGAAAGCTCCTCATCGCGAATCGAGGCGAGATCGCCATCCGCGTCATGCGCACCTGCGCGAAGATGGGGATCGCGACCGTCGCGGTGTTCTCCGACGCCGACGAGCGCGCGCTGTTCGTGCGCGAGGCCGACGAAGCGTTCCGCCTGGGGCCCGCGCCGAGCCGCGAGTCGTACCTGCGCGTCGATCGCATCCTCGCGGCGGCGAGAGCGACGGGCGCGGACGCGATCCATCCGGGCTTCGGATTCCTCGCCGAGAACGCGGAGTTCGCGCAGGCGGTGCGCGACGCGGGGCTGATCTTCGTCGGCCCGACGCCCGCGGCGATCCGCGCGATGGGCCTCAAGCGCGAGGCGAAGGTCACCGCGCAGAGGGCCGGGGTGCCGGTGGTGCCGGGCTACGGCGGCGCCGAGCAGTCGACCGACGCGATCGCGCGCGAGGCGAAGTCGATCGGATATCCGCTCTTGCTCAAAGCATCGGCGGGCGGCGGCGGAAAGGGCATGCGCGTCGTGCGCAGCGACGCCGCGCTGATCGACGCGATCGAGAGCGCGCGACGCGAGGCGGAGAGCTCGTTCGGCGACGGCACGCTGATCGTCGAGAAGTACGTCGAGCAGCCGCGCCACGTGGAGATCCAGGTGCTCGGTGACGAGCACGGCAACCTCGTGCACCTCTTCGAGCGCGAGTGCTCGATCCAGCGCCGCCACCAGAAGGTCGTCGAAGAAGCGCCCTCGCCCGTGCTCACCCCCGAAGTGCGCGCGCGCATGGGCGCGGACGCGGTGAAGCTCTGCGGCGCGATCGGCTACTCGAACGCGGGCACCGTCGAGTTCGTGCTCGACCCGAAGGGCCACTACTACTTCCTCGAAGTGAACACGCGCCTCCAGGTCGAGCACCCGGTCACCGAGGGCGTGATCGAGGGGCTCGATCTCGTGGAGGAGCAGATCCGCGTCGCGCGCGGCGAGCGCCTTCGCTTCACGCAAGACGATCTCGCGTCGCGGTGGCGTGGCGCGTCGATCGAGGTGCGCCTCTGCGCCGAAGATCCCGCGAGCGGGTTCCTCCCGCAGACCGGGCCCGTGCTCGAATTCCACGTTCCCGCGGAGCTGCTCGCGCAGGACTGGCTGCGCATCGAGTCGTCGGTGGAGAGCGGCGACGAAGTGCCGGTCCACTACGACTCGATGATCGCGAAGATCATCACCAAGGGACCGACGCGCGCCGACGCGATCCAGCGGCTGCGCCGCGCGCTCTCCGCGCTCTCGGTGCAGGGCCTCGTGACGAACCGCGCGTTCCTGCTGCGCGTGATCGATCACCCCGACTTCCACGCGGGCGACTTCGACACGCACTTCATCGAGACGCGCATGCAGGGCGCGCTCGCCGACACGATCGAGCCCGCGCGCGCGCGCATCGCGGCGCTCGCGGCGACGTTCTTCGCGCAGCACACGCGCGCCGCGTCGCGCACGATCCTTCCGAGCCTCCCGATCACCGGCTTCCGCCTGAGCCGGCTGCACGGCGAGCGCGTCGCGCACGACATCGAGGGCGTCGGGACGGTCCACGTCGAGTACGTCGATCGCGGCGGCGGCGCGTTCGACGTGAAGGTCACGGGCGACGCGGGGGCGCTCGACGGACGCGTGCGGCGCAGCGTCGACGGGCCCGAGATCGCGCTCGAGCTCCCCGACGGTCATCGCGTGCGAGCACGCGTGATCGAGCACGACGAGCGCTGGTACGTGCACGCCGACGGCGTGTCGATCGTCGTGCGCGAGCAGCCGCGCTTCCGCGATCGCGACGCCGACGCCGCAGCCGACGGATGCGTCGCCCCGATGCCCGGGAAGATCCTCCAGGTGCTCGTCTCCGAGGGCCAGCACGTCGCGGCGGGCGACACGATCGTCGTGATGGAGGCGATGAAGATGGAGCACGCGGTCAAGGCGCCGCACGAAGGTGTGATCACCGAGCTGCGCGCCCGGGTGGGCGATCAGGTCGAAGGCGGCGTGCTGATCGCCGTGGTGAGCGAGAACGGAGGAAGCGGATGA